The window CTGCGGGTGGTGGTCGACACCCCCGAGCGCGAGCTGCTGCGCCCGGGCACCCTGCCGGCCGGCGTCCGCGCCTGGCGGACGCTGCGCGCCACCGTGCCCGCGCTGGTCGACTGGCACGAGCAGAACCGGCCGCGGCAGGCAGGCCCGCGGTCCGCAAGCCTCAACCACCCCACACCCTCGACGCTCCCTCAGGAGGCGAGCTAGCCATGGCCATGCCGTTGCGCCAAACCGTGCGGGTCGGCACCTACCTCATGCAGCAGAAGCTCAAGCGGCGGGACAAGTTCCCACTGATCGTCGAGCTGGAGCCGCTCTTCGCCTGCAACCTCGCCTGTGAGGGGTGCGGCAAGATCCAGCACCCGGCGGGTGTGCTGAAGCAGCGGATGCCGGTCGCCCAGGCGGTCGGCGCGGTGCTGGAGTCGGGCGCCCCGATGGTCTCGATCGCCGGCGGCGAGCCGCTGATGCACCCGCAGATCGACGAGATCGTCCGCCAGCTGGTGGCGCGCCGCAAGTACGTCTTCCTCTGCACCAACGCGCTGCTGCTGCGCAAGAAGCTGGACAAGTTCACCCCCTCGCCGTACTTCACCTTCACCGTGCACATCGACGGGCTGCGCGAGCGGCACGACGCCTCGGTGGCCAAGGAGGGGACCTTCGACGAGGCGGTGGAGGCGATCAAGGAGGCCAAGCGGCGCGGCTTCCGGGTCACCACCAACAGCACCTTCTTCAACACCGACACCCCGCAGACCATCATCGACGTACTGGACTACCTCAACGACGACCTCAAGGTCGACGAGATGATGATCTCCCCGGCGTTCGCCTACGAGAAGGCGCCCGACCAGGAGCACTTCCTCGGCGTGGAGCAGACCAGGGAGCTCTTCCGCAAGACCTTCTCCGGCGGCAACCGGCGCCGCTGGCGGCTCAACCACAGCCCGCTCTTCCTGGACTTCCTGGAGGGCAAGGTCGACTTCGAGTGCACCGCCTGGGGCATCCCCAACTACTCGCTCTTCGGCTGGCAACGCCCCTGCTACCTGATGGCCGACGGGTACGTGCCCACCTACCGCGAACTGATCGAGAAGACCGACTGGTCGAAGTACGGCCGCGGCAAGGACGCGCGCTGCGCCAACTGCATGGCGCACTGCGGCTACGAGCCGACCGCCGTCCTCGCCACCATGGGCTCGCTCAAGGAGTCGCTGCGCGCGCTCACGGAGACCGTCGGCGCCAACCGCGGTCACTGACCGCGCCCCGCCCGGCACGGGGTCGCCCCCGTGCCGGGCGGTCCTGCCACAGGGGGGCACCACAGCACTGCTCCGAGTCGTGAGGTGAACACATGCCACTGCTCTCCGGCGTCACGTCCCCGGCCGACCTCAGAAAGATCCCGGCCGCCGACCTCCCACTCCTCGCCGACGAGATCCGCGCCTTCCTGATCGATGCCGTCACCCGGACCGGAGGCCACCTCGGCCCGAACCTCGGGGTCGTGGAGCTGACCATCGCGCTGCACCGGGTGTTCGACTCGCCCTACGACCGGATCGTCTGGGACACCGGCCATCAGAGCTACGTCCACAAACTGCTCACCGGGCGGCAGGACTTCTCGAAACTGCGTTCCAGGGGCGGCCTGTCCGGCTATCCCTCGCGCGCGGAGTCCGAGCACGACCTGGTCGAGAACTCGCACGCCTCCACCGCCCTCTCCTACGCCGACGGCCTCGCCAAGGCCGCCCAGCTGCTCGGCCAGCACGACCGGCAGACCGTCGCGGTGATCGGTGACGGCGCGCTCACCGGCGGGCTCGCCTGGGAGGCGCTCAACAACATCGCCGAGGCGCGGGACCGCCCGCTGGTGATCGTCGTCAACGACAACGAGCGCTCCTACGCCAGGACCATCGGCGGCCTCGCCCACCACCTCGCCACGCTGCGCACCACCCAGGGGTACGAGCGCTTCCTCGCCCTCGGCAAGGAAGCGCTGCAGCGCACCCCGCTGGTCGGGCAGCCGATCTTCGACGCGCTGCACGGCGCCAAGAAGGGGTTCAAGGACGCCTTCGCCCCGCAGGGCATGTTCGAGGACCTCGGGCTCAAGTACCTCGGCCCGATCGACGGCCACGACCTGGGCGCCGTCGAGCAGGCGCTGCGGCAGGCTCGTGGCTTCGGCGGCCCGGTCATCGTCCACTGCCTGACCGTGAAGGGCCGCGGCTACGGTCCGGCCGAGCAGGACGAGGCGGACCGCTTCCACGCCGTCAACCCGATCGACCCGTACACCTGCCTGCCCATCGCGCCCAGCGCCGGGGTCTCCTGGACGTCGGTGTTCGGCGAGGAGATGCTCGCGCTGGGCGCCGAGCGGCCGGACGTGGTCGCGATCACCGCCGCGATGCTCCAGCCGGTCGGGCTGGCCAAGTTCGCCAAGGCCCACCCGGAGCGGACCTTCGACGTGGGGATCGCCGAGCAGCACGCCGTGACCAGTGCGGCGGGGCTGGCCACCGGCGGGCTGCACCCGGTGGTCGCGGTCTACGCGACCTTCCTCAACCGGGCCTTCGACCAGGTCCTGATGGACGTCGCCCTGCACCGGCTGGGCGTGACCTTCGTCCTCGACCGCTCCGGGGTGACCGGGCCGGACGGCGCCTCGCACAACGGCATGTGGGACATGTCGATCCTCCAGGTCGTCCCCGGCCTGCGGCTGGCGGCCCCGCGCGACGCCGACCAGCTGCGGGCCCAGCTGCGCGAGGCGGTGGAGGTGACGGACGCGCCGACGGTGGTCCGCTTCCCCAAGGGGAACATCGGGCCGGCCGTCCCGGCCGTGGAGCGGATCGGCGGCGTCGACGTGCTGCTGCGGACCGGAGAGCTGCCGGAGATCCTGCTGGTCACGGTGGGCACCATGGCGGGCGCCGGGCTGGACGCGGCGCGCCTGCTGCTGGCCGAGGGGTTCACCGCGACGGTGGTCGACCCGCGCTGGGTCAAGCCGGTCGACCCGGCCCTGCCCGCGCTGGCCGCCGCGCACCGGCTGGTCGTCACGGTCGAGGACAACGGCCGGACCGGCGGCGTCGGCGCGGCGGTCGCCCAGGCGCTGCGGGACGCCGACGTGGACGTCCCGGTGCGGGTGCTCGGCCTGCCGCAGGAGTTCCTCGGCCACGCCGCCCGGGGCGAGATCCTGGAGGAGACCGGGCTGACCGGCACCGGGGTCGCCGCGCAGACCGCGGCCTTCGCCAAGAACCTGCTACCGACCCGAGGAGCGAACCAGCGCCATGCAGGCTGACCCCGGCAACGAACCCCGCTTCGACCTCGCCGCCCTGCTCGCCGAGCGCGGGGGCGAACGGTACGAGCTGCACAGCCGCCACCTGAATCCGCAGCTGCCGCGGATGCTGCACACCATCGGCTTCGACAAGTACTATGAGCGCGCCGAGGGCCCGTACTTCTACGACGCCGAGGGCAACGAGTACCTCGACATGCTCGCCGGGTTCGGCATCTTCGCGCTCGGCCGGCACCACCCGGTGGTGCGCGGCGCCGTCCAGCAGGTGATGGACCTCGACCTGCCGGACCTGGTCCGGTTCGACTGCTCGCCGCTGCCCGGCCTGCTCGCGGAGCGGCTGCTCTCGTACACGCCGGGGCTGGACCGGGTCTTCTTCGGCAACAGCGGCACCGAGGCGGTCGAGACGGCGCTGAAGTTCGCCCGCTACGCCACCGGGCGCCGGCGCGTGCTCTACGCCGACCACGCCTTCCACGGGCTGACCACCGGTTCGCTCTCGGTCAACGGCGAGAGCGGGTTCCGCAAGGGCTTCGATCCGCTGCTGCCGGACACCGCGATCCCGCTCGGCGACCTCGGGGCACTGGCCAAGGAACTGAAGAAGGGCGACGTCGCGGCCCTGATCGTGGAGCCGATCCAGGGCAAGGGCGTGCTGGCCCCGCCACCCGGCTGGCTGCGGGCGGCACAGGAACTCCTGCACGAGCACAAGGCGCTGCTGATCTGCGACGAGGTGCAGACCGGCATCGGCCGGACCGGGGAGTTCTTCGCCTACCAGCACGAGGAGGGCGTGCTGCCCGACCTGGTCTGCGCGGCCAAGGCGCTCTCCGGCGGCTACGTCCCGGTCGGGGCGACGCTCGGCAAGGGCTGGATCTTCGAGAAGGTCTACTCCTCGATGGACCGGGTGCTGGTGCACTCGGCCAGCTTCGGCTCCAACGCGCAGGCGATGGCGGCGGGCCTGGCGACCCTGGAGGTGATGCGGGACGAGAAGGTGGTGGAGAACGCCCGCGCCGTCGGGGACAGGTTCCGGGAGCGGCTGGCGGCGCTGGTCGACCGGTACGAGCTGATGGCCGAGGTCCGCGGCCGGGGCCTGATGATCGGCATCGAGTTCGGCCGGCCGAAGTCGCTGAAGCTGCGGACCGGGTGGACGGCGCTGCAGGCGGCCCGCAAGGGCCTGTTCGCCCAGATGGTGGTCGTCCCGCTGCTGCAGCGGCACCGGATCCTCACCCAGGTCTCCGGCGACCACCTGGAGGTGATCAAGCTGATCCCGCCGCTGATCATCACCGACCGGGACGTGGACCGGTTCATCGACGCCTTCACCGACGTGATGGACGACGCGCACCGCGGGAGCGGCCTGATGTGGGACTTCGGGCGGACGCTGGTGAAGCAGGCGGTCGGCAACCGCTGAGCGGGCCGGGCCGCGGCGGAGTGGGAAGTCGGCCGGGCCGACCTCCCACTCCGTGGGAGACACCGCGTCAGAGCTCGGTCCGGCGGCGCCGGATGACGATGACGAGATCGACCACGGCGAACAGGGTGAGGAGCCCGCAGGCCACCGCGAATCCGGTGAGCGTGCCCCGGCCGGGCGCGCCGTACGCCGGGGCGTTGGCGGCCCATATCGCGAAAGCCACCGTCGCGACGGCGAACAGCGGGGTGAAGGTCAGGGAGAGCAGATAGCGCAGTTTGAGGTCGCTCCGGGCGGTACTGGGTTCGGTGCCGCTGCGCCAGCGCCGCGGCGTCGTGGCTCGCATACCCGCGCACCTCCCGTCGGGCGGGATCCGGTCTACGATTCCAGCGTACGTCCGGGTACGAGTGGGGGAGTGGCGATGCCGGAAGCGGACGCGGAGGGCTACGCGGGCCTGCGGGTCGAGCGGGCGCGGGAGCTGGCCCACCGGGACGGCTGGACCTCGGTGCGGGTCCTCCAGCCGGGGGCGATGATGACCATGGACCACCGCGAGGGGCGGCTCAACCTCGCGGTGCGCGACGGGGTCGTGGAACGCAGCTGGGAGGGGTGAGCGCCGGCCCCCGGCGCCGGGCGGTCCGCTGTTCGAGGGCGGTCACCAGGGGCTCCAGCAGGGGCAGCGAGAGCAGCACCAGCAGGCCCGCGGCCCAGCCGGCCAGGACGTCGGTGACCCAGTGGGTGCCCAGGTAGATCGTGGTGAGCCCGACCGAGGTGGCGGTGGCGCCGGCGAGCACCGCGCCGCCGCGCCGCCACCGGACCGCCAGGTAGGCCAGGACGCCCCAGGTGACCACCGCGTTGGCGGTGTGTCCGGAGGGGAATACGGTGCCGCCGGAGAAGAGTTCGGGCGAGCCGACGTAGTGCGCGTAGTGCGGGCCCAGCCGGCCGGTGACGATCTTCACCGCGCCCACCGTGACGTTGAGCAGCAGCAGGGCCGCCCCCATCACCAGCAGCGGGCGCAGGCGCCGCAGCCGGAGGGCGCGCCAGCCGAGCCAGGCGAAGGCCGCGACGGCGGACGGGCCGCGCTGCCCGGCCACCACCCAGTTGTCGAGCAGCGGCTGCGGCCCGGGCCACCGTTCGTAGGGGCGGGCGAGGCGCACCGCCCAGTCGAGGTCGACCAGCGGGGTGTCGAGGAGGACGCCCGCCACCACCATCAGGTAGCCGAGCGAGGTGAGGGCCAGCAGCCCCGCGCGGCGTCGGCCGAGCGGGGGCCAGCCGGGTTCTCCGGAGGTGCGGCGGGAGCGCTTGCCGCGGGTGGTCGGGTTCTCCTGCAATTCACTCGGCGCTCGCACGCGGGTGACCCTACCCAGTGGACCGGCGTGACTCCCGGTGGAATTCGGAATTCTTCGGAGCGGCGTTTGAATGACCGGATCGCCCTCGCTCCGGTCCGATTTCCCGATATTCCCCTATCGAATGTTCAAGCGAACACCGATCGCCCATTCCCAAGGGCGGGCAAAACACACGGAGTGGGAGACCGGCCACGCCGGTTCCCACTCCGTGGTAACCCTGTGTAGGTTCGATGGCTCAGTCGAGGGGACCGCCGGCCACGTAGATGACCTGGCCGGAGACGAATCCGGCGCCCTCGCTCGCCAGGAACGAGATGGTGTGCGCGACGTCCTCGGGCACACCGACCCGCTGGACCGGGATCTGCGAAGCGGCGGCCTTCTTGAACTCCTCGAACTCCATCCCGACCCGGGCGGCGGTGGCCGCCGTCATGTCGGTGGCGATGAATCCGGGGGCGACCGCGTTGGCGGTGACGCCGAAGCGGCCGAGTTCGATGGCGAGGGTCTTGGTGAAGCCCTGCAGACCGGCCTTCGCGGCGGAGTAGTTGGCCTGGCCGCGGTTGCCCTGGGCCGAGGAGGAGGACAGGTTGATCACGCGGCCGAAGCCCGCGTCCACCATGTGCTTCTGCACCGCGCGGGTCATCAGGAAGGCGCCGCGGAGGTGAACGTTCATGACCGTGTCCCAGTCGGACTCGGACATCTTGAAGATCAGGTTGTCGCGCAGCACGCCCGCGTTGTTCACGAGGACGACCGGCGGGCCGAGTTCGGCGGCGATCCGGTCCACGGCGGCCTGCACCTGTCCGGCGTCCGAGACGTCCGCTCCGACGGCGATCGCCCGGCCGCCGGCGGCGGTGATCCGGTCGACGGCGTCCTGGCCGGCCGCCTCCTCCAGGTCCAGCACGGCGACGGCGTAGCCGTCGGCCGCCAGCCGCTCGGCGGTGGCGGCGCCCAGGCCCCGTGCGGCGCCGGTGACGACGGCGACCCTGGGGGCGGTGCTCTGCTCGGTCATGCTCGCTCTCGTCTCTCTCGGATCTCGCCGGGGGCTCCCGAGGAGTCGCCCGGCGGAGGGTGGACCGCTGAGTGGGCCACACCCTACCGGCGAGTAGGGTGCGCGGCCAGGGCGGAAGGCGCAGGTGACCGAGGGTAAGGACCGGCCGGTCGGCTTTCTCCTGCGAACGGGTTACCCACGGGTCGGCACGGCGCGTAAATATGCCAATGTTGCCGAACCTGCGTCTACTATCCGCCCCCGCCTGCCAGCAAGGGCCAGCCGTTTGTATAGTGTCCGCCAGCAGCCACCGGCTGCACGGCTGGAGCGCCCTCCCTCACAGCGGGACGCCCACTCGCCGTTACTGCCCCACCCGGGTGTCCCACACACACCGGGTGTGACATCGGGACGGATACATGGTGCTGGGGGAGATCCCGACGACCCGCGTGTCCGCGCGACTGCAGCAGTCGCCCGGGCACCTGATCCGCGTTGCACAGCAGGTACACACCCGTCTGTGGTCCGAACACGTCGGAGCCGATCTCACGGCTCCGCAGTTCGCCGTTCTGCTGGTCCTCGCCCTCGAACCGGGTGCTGACCAGCGGACGGTCGGCGAGCGCGCCTCGCTGGACAAGGCCACGATGGCCGAGATGGTCGCCCGGCTCGTCCGGCGCGGCCTGGTGTTGCGACGCCGCGATCCGGCCGACGGCCGGCGCAAACTGCTCGCTCTCTCGCAGAGCGGCGCACAGGCGGTGCGCGAGGCCACCGGCGGAGTGGTCCGTGTGCAGCGCACGCTCTTCGAGCCGCTCGCGGCCGAGGAGCAGCTGGAGATTGTCCGGGTGATGGCCAAGATAGCCAGGCTTGAACCCGCTGCGGTCGCCGTCCTCACCGACGCGCGGCCGATGCTGGACGCCCAGCGGGCGATCGGCTATCTGATCAGGGTGAGCCAGCAGGTGCACACCAAGCTCTGGTCGGAGCACGTCGGTTCGGAGCTGACGGCGCCGCAGTACGCGGTGCTCGACGCCCTCGAACTGGAACCGGGCGCGGACCAGCGCACGGTCGGTGAGCTGGCCTCGCTGGACAAGGCCACGATGGCCGAGATGGTCAGCCGGCTCGTCCGGCGCGGCCTGGTGCAGCGCCGGCGCGACCCTTCGGACGGGCGGCGCAACCTGCTGTCGCTCTCGCCGGCGGGTCAGGACCTGCTGCACCGTTCGGCCGCGGGCGTCGCCGAGGTCCAGCGGCTGCTGCTCGGTCCGCTGGACGAGGACGAGCACGAACCGGCGATGGCGCTGATCGCCAAGGCGGCCAGGCTCTAGCCTTCGCCCTCGAAATCCAGCCAAAACGATTCGCCAACGTACCGAAGGCCGCCGACCCGAATGCGGGAAGGCGGCCTTCGGTGTTGACGGCCCTTCAGGAGCACGGCGACGGCGCCGTGCTCACCGAGGGTGTCAGCTCCAGTCGAACTCCTGCGGGTCCGGACCGATCCGCGAGCCGGTGGCGAGGCCGGCGATCGCGGCGAGGTCGGCCGCGTCCAGCTCGAAGCCGGCCACGTCCAGGTTCTCCTTGATCCGGGAGGGGGTGACCGACTTCGGGATCGCGACGACGCCGCTCTGCAGGTGCCAGCGGAGCACCACCTGGGCGACCGTGCGGCCGTGCTTCTCGGCGATCTGCGCCAGCACCGGCTCGGCGAGCAGCTCCTTGCCCTGGCCCAGCGGGCTCCAGGCCTCGGTGGCGATGCCGTGCCGGGCGTGGAAGGCGCGCAGCTCGTCCTGCGGGAAGTACGGGTGCAGCTCGACCTGGTTCAGGGCCGGCACGACCGAGGCCTCGTCGAGCAGGCGGGTGAGCTGCTCGGCCCCGAAGTTCGAGACGCCGATCGACTTGACCCGGCCGTCGGCCAGGAGCTGCTCGAAGGCCTTCCAGACGTTCGGGAAGGTGCCGTGCATCGGGCGCGGCCAGTGGATCAGGTAGAGGTCGAGGTACTCCAGGCCGAGCTTGGCCAGCGAGGCGTCGAACTCGCGCAGCACCGCGTCCCGGCCCTGCGGGCCGGACCAGTCGCGGGTGCCCGAGTTCCAGAGCTTGGTGGTGACGTAGAGGTCCGCACGGGCGACGCCGCCGCCCGCGATCGCCTCGCCGATCGCCCGGCCGGTGCCGGCCTCGTTCTCGTAGATCGCCGCGGTGTCGATCGAGCGGTAGCCCGACTCGACGGCGGTGCGGACGGCGGCCGTGGCCTCGGCGTCCGGGACCTGCCACACGCCGAAGCCCAGCTGCGGGATCTGCGAGCCGTTGTTGAGGGTGACGCTGGGGATGGTGCTCACGGGAAGGGGTGCCCTCCTGGTTGTCCATAGGTTCGTGTGGACCAACCTGCCCGTTGTCCGGATTGTTCCCGGCCGGGCAAAGAATTTTCTGACGCGTTGTACCGGCGTGCGCAGGAGGTCCGGGAGGGGGCGCGCGACGCGGAAAACCTGTTGCGCAGCTCACAGTCGCCTTGGCAGGCTCGCTGCCATGACCTCCTGAGCAGCCCCCCGGCCGTGACCGCACCGGCCCCATCCTCCCCTTCCCCCACCACGTGCTCCCGGCGCCACCGCGCGACGAGCACGTCGTCGCCATTCGCCCGCACCACCCCCAACGGAGCGTCATGCCGCTCAAGACCCTGCCGCTGGCCGATCCCGGCGACCCGGATCTCTCCTCCCCCCTCGCCTTCCTGCGCTGGCTGCAGCGCAGCCAGCGGCGCGGGCAGGTGCTCGCCACCTGCTGGTCGCTGCTGGAGATGGGCAGCCGGGCGGCCCTGCCGCTCCCGGTGGGCCTCGGTGTCCAGGCCGCCGTGGACGGCGACGCCGCCGGCCTCCGGTGGGCCGGTGCCGCCGTGCTGGCCCTGGCCATCGTCGCCGCCTTCGGCGCCGTCATGCTGCACCGCCAGGCGGTGTGGAACTGGATCCACGCCGCCACCCAGGTCCGCCAACTGGTCTCCCGTCAGGCCTCCCACCTGGGCGCCGGGCTGTCCCGGCGGATCGCCACCGGTGAGATCGTCGCCGTCGGCAGCGGGGACGTCGAGAAGATCGGCTGGTACGTCGAGCTGGTCGCCCGGCTCCGCGGCGCGGTGCTGGTCTGGCTGGCGGTCAGCGCCGCAGTGCTGGTCGCCGAGCCCGTGCTCGGCCTCGCCGTGCTGCTCGGCGTCCCGGTGCTGGCCGCCTCCGTCTGGCCGCTGCTCGGCCCCTTCGAGCGGCGCTACTCAGAACAGCGCGCGCTCGGCGGCAAGGCGACGGAGCTGGCCGCCGACACCGTGGCCGGGCTCCGGGTGCTCCGCGGCATCGGCGGCGAGGAGCTGTTCCTCGACCGCTACCGGGCGGCCTCCCAGAAGGTCCGCGCGGCCGCCGTCCGCTCGGCCCGGGTCTGGTCGCTGATGCAGGCCCAGCAGGTCCTGCTGCCGGGCCTCTTCGTGGTCGGCGTCACCTGGTACGGGGCCCGGCTGGCCGCGGACGGGGAGATCGGCATCGGCACCCTCGTCGCGGTGTACGGCGCCACCGCCTACCTGGCCGCGCCGCTGCGCATCCTCGGCGAGGCCGCGCACGCCTGGAGCGTCGCCCGGGTCTCCGCGGGGCGGGCCGTCCGGGTGCTCTCGCTCAGCCGGACGACCGGCACCGCCGAGGCCGTGCTCACCGGGCCGGGCCGGGCCGACCTGTTCGACCCGGTGACCGGGCTGACGCTGCGGGCCGGTGAGCTGACCGCCGTCGTCTGCGGCGACCCGGACTTCGCCGGGGCGCTGGCCGGCCGGCTCGGCGGGCACGTCCCGCTGGGCGAGGGGGAGCGGGCGCAGCCCTCCGTCCGGCTCGGCGGCACCGAGCTGGACGCCGTGCCGCTGGCCGAGGCCCGGGCGGCGGTGCTGGTCCACGACAAGGAGCCGGTGCTGCTCTCCGGCACCCTGGCCGAGCTCTTCGACATCCCCGCCTCGGGCCGGGTCACCCCCGCCGAGGCGCTGGCCGCCGCCCGCGCCGAGGACGTCCTGGACGCGCTGGTGGACGGCTCGCCCGAGTGCGCGGGGGACGCCATGCGGGCCGGGATCACCGAGCGCGGCCGCTCGCTCTCCGGCGGCCAGCGCCAGCGGCTGGCGCTGGCCCGCGCCCTGCTGGCCGACCCGCCGGTGCTCGTCCTGGACGAGCCCACCAGCGCGGTCGACGCCCACACCGAGTCCCGAATCGCCACCGGGCTGCGTGCGAGCCGGGAGGGGCGCACCACGGTGGTGTTCGCCACCAGCCCGCTGCTGC of the Kitasatospora sp. NBC_01246 genome contains:
- a CDS encoding MarR family winged helix-turn-helix transcriptional regulator — its product is MVLGEIPTTRVSARLQQSPGHLIRVAQQVHTRLWSEHVGADLTAPQFAVLLVLALEPGADQRTVGERASLDKATMAEMVARLVRRGLVLRRRDPADGRRKLLALSQSGAQAVREATGGVVRVQRTLFEPLAAEEQLEIVRVMAKIARLEPAAVAVLTDARPMLDAQRAIGYLIRVSQQVHTKLWSEHVGSELTAPQYAVLDALELEPGADQRTVGELASLDKATMAEMVSRLVRRGLVQRRRDPSDGRRNLLSLSPAGQDLLHRSAAGVAEVQRLLLGPLDEDEHEPAMALIAKAARL
- the fabG gene encoding 3-oxoacyl-ACP reductase FabG — encoded protein: MTEQSTAPRVAVVTGAARGLGAATAERLAADGYAVAVLDLEEAAGQDAVDRITAAGGRAIAVGADVSDAGQVQAAVDRIAAELGPPVVLVNNAGVLRDNLIFKMSESDWDTVMNVHLRGAFLMTRAVQKHMVDAGFGRVINLSSSSAQGNRGQANYSAAKAGLQGFTKTLAIELGRFGVTANAVAPGFIATDMTAATAARVGMEFEEFKKAAASQIPVQRVGVPEDVAHTISFLASEGAGFVSGQVIYVAGGPLD
- a CDS encoding aldo/keto reductase, translated to MSTIPSVTLNNGSQIPQLGFGVWQVPDAEATAAVRTAVESGYRSIDTAAIYENEAGTGRAIGEAIAGGGVARADLYVTTKLWNSGTRDWSGPQGRDAVLREFDASLAKLGLEYLDLYLIHWPRPMHGTFPNVWKAFEQLLADGRVKSIGVSNFGAEQLTRLLDEASVVPALNQVELHPYFPQDELRAFHARHGIATEAWSPLGQGKELLAEPVLAQIAEKHGRTVAQVVLRWHLQSGVVAIPKSVTPSRIKENLDVAGFELDAADLAAIAGLATGSRIGPDPQEFDWS
- a CDS encoding I78 family peptidase inhibitor, translated to MPEADAEGYAGLRVERARELAHRDGWTSVRVLQPGAMMTMDHREGRLNLAVRDGVVERSWEG
- a CDS encoding DUF6343 family protein; amino-acid sequence: MRATTPRRWRSGTEPSTARSDLKLRYLLSLTFTPLFAVATVAFAIWAANAPAYGAPGRGTLTGFAVACGLLTLFAVVDLVIVIRRRRTEL
- a CDS encoding phosphatase PAP2 family protein, with translation MRAPSELQENPTTRGKRSRRTSGEPGWPPLGRRRAGLLALTSLGYLMVVAGVLLDTPLVDLDWAVRLARPYERWPGPQPLLDNWVVAGQRGPSAVAAFAWLGWRALRLRRLRPLLVMGAALLLLNVTVGAVKIVTGRLGPHYAHYVGSPELFSGGTVFPSGHTANAVVTWGVLAYLAVRWRRGGAVLAGATATSVGLTTIYLGTHWVTDVLAGWAAGLLVLLSLPLLEPLVTALEQRTARRRGPALTPPSCVPRPRRAPRG
- the hpnH gene encoding adenosyl-hopene transferase HpnH, which codes for MAMPLRQTVRVGTYLMQQKLKRRDKFPLIVELEPLFACNLACEGCGKIQHPAGVLKQRMPVAQAVGAVLESGAPMVSIAGGEPLMHPQIDEIVRQLVARRKYVFLCTNALLLRKKLDKFTPSPYFTFTVHIDGLRERHDASVAKEGTFDEAVEAIKEAKRRGFRVTTNSTFFNTDTPQTIIDVLDYLNDDLKVDEMMISPAFAYEKAPDQEHFLGVEQTRELFRKTFSGGNRRRWRLNHSPLFLDFLEGKVDFECTAWGIPNYSLFGWQRPCYLMADGYVPTYRELIEKTDWSKYGRGKDARCANCMAHCGYEPTAVLATMGSLKESLRALTETVGANRGH
- a CDS encoding aspartate aminotransferase family protein; protein product: MQADPGNEPRFDLAALLAERGGERYELHSRHLNPQLPRMLHTIGFDKYYERAEGPYFYDAEGNEYLDMLAGFGIFALGRHHPVVRGAVQQVMDLDLPDLVRFDCSPLPGLLAERLLSYTPGLDRVFFGNSGTEAVETALKFARYATGRRRVLYADHAFHGLTTGSLSVNGESGFRKGFDPLLPDTAIPLGDLGALAKELKKGDVAALIVEPIQGKGVLAPPPGWLRAAQELLHEHKALLICDEVQTGIGRTGEFFAYQHEEGVLPDLVCAAKALSGGYVPVGATLGKGWIFEKVYSSMDRVLVHSASFGSNAQAMAAGLATLEVMRDEKVVENARAVGDRFRERLAALVDRYELMAEVRGRGLMIGIEFGRPKSLKLRTGWTALQAARKGLFAQMVVVPLLQRHRILTQVSGDHLEVIKLIPPLIITDRDVDRFIDAFTDVMDDAHRGSGLMWDFGRTLVKQAVGNR
- the dxs gene encoding 1-deoxy-D-xylulose-5-phosphate synthase — translated: MPLLSGVTSPADLRKIPAADLPLLADEIRAFLIDAVTRTGGHLGPNLGVVELTIALHRVFDSPYDRIVWDTGHQSYVHKLLTGRQDFSKLRSRGGLSGYPSRAESEHDLVENSHASTALSYADGLAKAAQLLGQHDRQTVAVIGDGALTGGLAWEALNNIAEARDRPLVIVVNDNERSYARTIGGLAHHLATLRTTQGYERFLALGKEALQRTPLVGQPIFDALHGAKKGFKDAFAPQGMFEDLGLKYLGPIDGHDLGAVEQALRQARGFGGPVIVHCLTVKGRGYGPAEQDEADRFHAVNPIDPYTCLPIAPSAGVSWTSVFGEEMLALGAERPDVVAITAAMLQPVGLAKFAKAHPERTFDVGIAEQHAVTSAAGLATGGLHPVVAVYATFLNRAFDQVLMDVALHRLGVTFVLDRSGVTGPDGASHNGMWDMSILQVVPGLRLAAPRDADQLRAQLREAVEVTDAPTVVRFPKGNIGPAVPAVERIGGVDVLLRTGELPEILLVTVGTMAGAGLDAARLLLAEGFTATVVDPRWVKPVDPALPALAAAHRLVVTVEDNGRTGGVGAAVAQALRDADVDVPVRVLGLPQEFLGHAARGEILEETGLTGTGVAAQTAAFAKNLLPTRGANQRHAG
- a CDS encoding ABC transporter ATP-binding protein, producing the protein MPLKTLPLADPGDPDLSSPLAFLRWLQRSQRRGQVLATCWSLLEMGSRAALPLPVGLGVQAAVDGDAAGLRWAGAAVLALAIVAAFGAVMLHRQAVWNWIHAATQVRQLVSRQASHLGAGLSRRIATGEIVAVGSGDVEKIGWYVELVARLRGAVLVWLAVSAAVLVAEPVLGLAVLLGVPVLAASVWPLLGPFERRYSEQRALGGKATELAADTVAGLRVLRGIGGEELFLDRYRAASQKVRAAAVRSARVWSLMQAQQVLLPGLFVVGVTWYGARLAADGEIGIGTLVAVYGATAYLAAPLRILGEAAHAWSVARVSAGRAVRVLSLSRTTGTAEAVLTGPGRADLFDPVTGLTLRAGELTAVVCGDPDFAGALAGRLGGHVPLGEGERAQPSVRLGGTELDAVPLAEARAAVLVHDKEPVLLSGTLAELFDIPASGRVTPAEALAAARAEDVLDALVDGSPECAGDAMRAGITERGRSLSGGQRQRLALARALLADPPVLVLDEPTSAVDAHTESRIATGLRASREGRTTVVFATSPLLLDQADRVVLLQGGRAVAAGRHRELMRTEPAYRAVVTRDEEPVAVGEGV